In one Aeromicrobium wangtongii genomic region, the following are encoded:
- a CDS encoding hydroxymethylglutaryl-CoA lyase, which yields MTTPSPVEIVEVSPRDGLQNEKKILPTATKVELVRRSVRAGIRRIEVTAFARPDRVPQMADAAEVLAEVRGTEGLSSIGLVLNRKGLERAVEAGCDEITAVVVASDGLALRNQGADTAAQIQGWHAIAEDARQAGVKASVIIAAAFGCPFDGEVSTQRVLEVARGVLDGRPDELAIADTIGVGVPRQVTEIVTGLRTLNASIPLRAHFHNTRNTGYANAISAIAAGVSVLDASTGGIGGCPFAPGATGNIATEDLLYLLDRSGQPVRSFRSDGGPIDAMAVAATGTWISEQLDLPQAPAMLGRAGWFPQG from the coding sequence GTGACCACCCCCTCACCCGTGGAGATCGTCGAGGTCTCGCCGCGCGACGGCCTGCAGAACGAGAAGAAGATCCTGCCCACCGCCACCAAGGTGGAGCTCGTGCGCCGCAGCGTCCGCGCCGGCATCCGGCGCATCGAGGTGACCGCCTTCGCCCGACCCGACCGCGTGCCCCAGATGGCCGACGCGGCCGAGGTGCTCGCCGAGGTGCGCGGGACCGAGGGACTGTCCTCGATCGGGCTCGTGCTGAACCGGAAGGGCCTCGAGCGTGCCGTCGAGGCGGGGTGCGACGAGATCACCGCTGTGGTCGTGGCATCCGACGGCCTCGCCCTGCGCAACCAGGGTGCCGACACCGCAGCGCAGATCCAGGGCTGGCACGCGATCGCCGAGGACGCGCGACAGGCCGGGGTCAAGGCCAGCGTCATCATCGCGGCGGCCTTCGGCTGCCCCTTCGACGGCGAGGTGTCGACGCAGCGGGTGCTCGAGGTGGCCCGGGGGGTCCTGGACGGCCGTCCCGACGAGCTGGCCATCGCCGACACTATCGGCGTGGGCGTGCCGCGCCAGGTCACCGAGATCGTCACCGGCCTGCGCACCCTGAACGCCTCCATCCCGTTGCGCGCGCACTTCCACAACACCCGCAACACCGGGTACGCCAACGCGATCAGCGCCATCGCGGCCGGGGTGAGCGTCCTGGACGCCTCGACCGGCGGCATCGGCGGCTGCCCCTTCGCGCCCGGCGCCACCGGCAACATCGCCACCGAGGACCTGCTGTACCTGCTCGACCGCTCGGGGCAGCCCGTGCGCTCGTTCCGGAGTGACGGCGGCCCGATCGACGCGATGGCCGTCGCCGCGACCGGCACCTGGATCTCCGAGCAGCTCGATCTCCCGCAGGCCCCGGCCATGCTCGGTCGGGCCGGTTGGTTCCCGCAGGGCTGA